The genome window gtcattttcatCATGGGTCCTTGTTTAGAACTTGTGTTGCTTCTATTCAATAAGTGCTTGGTTTTTCTACTAGGTcacttctttttaattatttaggtGTTCCTCTTTGTGTGGGAAAACCAAAATCTGCAATTCTTCAACCTATAGTTGATAGAATTAGAACCAAACTAGTGAATTGGAATGGAAGCCTTCTTTCTTTGATGGGGAAAGAGTCCAAGTAGTAAAATCTGTGATACAAGGAATGCTTCTTTATTCCTTTCGTGTGTATCCTTGGCCGATTTCCATTTGAATAACAAAACTAGTTTATgaaaatcttttgattttagttttgaCTTTCCTTACTTAGAGTATGTGTTGCTTTTgaataataaaactattttatgaaAACCTTTTGATCAAATATCAGTTATACTTTTCAAAACAAGGCTTTTCAAAAACAAACTTTAAGTTTATAATAACAAGGATAAACAAGAAGCACTAAGGAAGGAAACAACACACTAAGGAATTGTATTGGTTCACCCCAACCTAGGCTACTTTAATACCTACACCTGTAGACTTTCTTAATTAAGACCAAGCACCCAACCGTGgtagtttttctttcctaaaGCCTCCAAAAACTCTTACAACCAATATTCTCTAAAGCCTCCACAAGCTTTACCCATGTATTCTTTGTCAAAGATTGTTTAGGATATATAGCTAGTATTCTCTAAGTCTTTGTAGGCTCTACCCAAGTATTCTTTCAAAAAGCCTTTACAGTCTTTACATCCTCAGTAACAACTACTACCGAACTAACACAATACCTTATGTGTTCCCTTTGAACTTTAGAAGCAACAATCCCACTAACTACTCTTTAGAGCTCTTTCCTTCTATCCTATGGGATGGACACTACACCTTTTGGGATGCCTTCTACTAAGGCTCCTCATCTGAATGCGTTTATAGACACTCATACGGATTTGGCTTTTTTGTATCCACCTAGAGTGTTAGGAAGTTCTTTCTAATAAAGGGGTCACTCATTGGCCATACCTTTTTTGCACTTCATTTTTGCAAGTTGCTCCTTCAAATTTGatcaatacacacacacacacactcacacatatacatatagagagagagagatctgGACCTTGTCATTACTGTGGTAGTTGGaagttgaattcaaatttcaaattgttGCATGAAATGTCCAGGTTCCTACAACCAGTCATTCTATGATATTCAACCTCTATCTTCTATTACTCAACGAGTTGTCTTCTTCATCTCTTCTCTTCTCCACTGTTATCCATCTTGCactttttgaattcaaattgtaTTCGTTGAAAGATTTGTTGAGTGCTAGTTATTGGTCTTATTAGTTCTAGTGGTTCCTcatgattttgaattttcaatCATGGAAAGTATTCTGAAGATTGATTTTGCAGCATGTCTTCTATAAGTACTTTATTACTACAATGTAGTGTGCTACAATCTTCATTCTCCTGGTTGCTTGTTCTTTGACTAGGACATGTTGCCTTTATTGAGTTCATTTGATTGAAAATAATCAAAGATAATAATTGAGTTCACTTGATTGAAAATAATCAAAGATAATAAGGAACTCACAGCTTCAAAATCAGTGAGCCCAACATTGATGCATGTTTTGACTGGTGTGTGTATGTGCGCACACGTGTGTATGCACATGCGCTTTTGGATTTGAGACATGTTTGTCTTCATAAACCAGATTAGTAGTACAACTTATGATGATCCTTAGGCCATGTGTAGCTTCTAATATTCATCCCTTAACTTAAGCTACCAATATCTACACTTTGACGTGAAAAGCATGATTGTCTTTCCAGCTTCTAAATAGTTCTCCTACTAGCTAATTTCTAACACTTGCAGTTTTACTTCCTAGTGGTTTGTTATTGTTGTCGTAACATATATTATGACttctgaattaaaaaatattaaaatgtactacatatttttttaacaaaaatattgaaatgttttgttactaatattaagaaataatattaacttataatttatcaaataatattaaaatattttgttaaataaatatgtaggaccttttaataattttatttaaatttaagtgttttgtattatttttttaatttataaaataaataataattcttaatattagtaaaaaaatataaaaaatattagataaaattttaaaaaagaaaacatatattaatttattaaataattaaaataaaaaattatttataattaaaaaaatatattacatgaaaaaaaattgaaatcgtAAAATAATTagtgattttaataaaaaaaaatctttatgttttaaagttgtataaaaataataattaatatcataaaattttctacccttttaatttaaaagtcatGACTATTATGACATGACACTCTCAagctattaatttaaattttatccacataataaatttgaaaaaaaaaaccctgacCATTTAAGTCTTTCTTTTTCAAACACACAGCAGCATTATTCAGCCGCGAAACCCAGTTTACATAATATCTGTGGGGAGAGGCCTCTCTGATCCGCTTGTGTCTTATCATTCCTtactttctctccctctctcttgcTTTAACTTTGATCCTTTTCTATCATTACTCATTTCCCCTCTTACGTGTGGTCTCAGGAGCACTCCAcattcactctctctctctctagctAGGAATCCCTAGCCCTTGCAGCTTTTCCTCATGAGGGTACTTTAAACCCCCTCCATTGTGTACCATCAAAACAAAGAAACCTGCACCTCCCAAACTGAaaccctctttctctctctttcctcttttcacACCAACAAGAAAGGATCTCACTCAGAAAATGCTCCTTCTCCCCTTCCACTTCTGTTCCAACCCCATCATCACCACCCTACCCCTATTCCCATAGCTTCCGTATTTCACAAGCTGTTCCTGTTAGAAGAGAAATGGAGTTCGGAGGGAACATGTTCTGCCTTAACAACAGAGACCAAAATGGAAACACTAACAACAACGGTAACACTTTCGCTTGGGATTCATGGGAAACCCCCGCcaatagtagtaataataacaacaacaacaacaccagTTCCAGACTGGTCAACGCTTTCCACCTTCCAGCCGCCTCGAGGGTCGCGGAGGCGGATGGATCCGTCCCCGCGACCCGTCATGAAGCGGCAGGGCTGGCCAGCGCGCTCATGTTCCTCCCTCAGAACGGCGGCGGTATGCGTCACCGCCAGCAGCAGCAGCATCCGTACGGTGGGGATGGGTCCCACGTGCACCCGGATCCACACCTCATGTGCTTGAAGCTTGGGAAGAGGCATTACTTTGAGGACACTAGCGGCAGTGGGAGTGGGagtgttgctgctgctgctactttgggTGGAGGGTTGGTGTTGGGGGATAAGAGAGGGAAAGGTTATTCCTCCGGTGGTGGTGCATCGGTGAAGGCGGCGGGGTTAACGGCGGTGACGGTGCCGAGGTGTCAGGTAGAGGGGTGCCACTTGGCGCTGCTAAACGCGAAGGATTACCACCGGAGGCACAAGGTGTGTGAGATGCACTCAAAGGCTCCCAAAGTTGTGGTCTTAGGCATGGAACAGAGGTTCT of Glycine soja cultivar W05 chromosome 1, ASM419377v2, whole genome shotgun sequence contains these proteins:
- the LOC114412968 gene encoding squamosa promoter-binding-like protein 12 isoform X2; amino-acid sequence: MEFGGNMFCLNNRDQNGNTNNNGNTFAWDSWETPANSSNNNNNNNTSSRLVNAFHLPAASRVAEADGSVPATRHEAAGLASALMFLPQNGGGMRHRQQQQHPYGGDGSHVHPDPHLMCLKLGKRHYFEDTSGSGSGSVAAAATLGGGLVLGDKRGKGYSSGGGASVKAAGLTAVTVPRCQVEGCHLALLNAKDYHRRHKVCEMHSKAPKVVVLGMEQRFCQQCSRFHVVSEFDNSKRSCRRRLAGHNERRRKSSHDSVARNSSKGIRVRRLSILFIPKHTPGAHSSIYIYIYIYIYILGAYHISGMFYCECKGSKSNL
- the LOC114412968 gene encoding squamosa promoter-binding-like protein 7 isoform X1 translates to MEFGGNMFCLNNRDQNGNTNNNGNTFAWDSWETPANSSNNNNNNNTSSRLVNAFHLPAASRVAEADGSVPATRHEAAGLASALMFLPQNGGGMRHRQQQQHPYGGDGSHVHPDPHLMCLKLGKRHYFEDTSGSGSGSVAAAATLGGGLVLGDKRGKGYSSGGGASVKAAGLTAVTVPRCQVEGCHLALLNAKDYHRRHKVCEMHSKAPKVVVLGMEQRFCQQCSRFHVVSEFDNSKRSCRRRLAGHNERRRKSSHDSVARNSSKGGCALSLLSSRSDSWLSPSDLSIRCSAALRELIAENRAAIMARQFVSDRDWHNHHHAVEDFKEIQPESNYFPQQMFPQTQ